A genomic stretch from Lathyrus oleraceus cultivar Zhongwan6 chromosome 2, CAAS_Psat_ZW6_1.0, whole genome shotgun sequence includes:
- the LOC127117527 gene encoding glucose-1-phosphate adenylyltransferase small subunit 1, chloroplastic yields MSSIVTSSVINVPRSSSSSKNLSFSSSQLSGDKILTVSGKGAPRGRCTRKHVIVTPKAVSDSQNSQTCLDPDASRSVLGIILGGGAGTRLYPLTKKRAKPAVPLGANYRLIDIPVSNCLNSNISKIYVLTQFNSASLNRHLSRAYASNLGGYKNEGFVEVLAAQQSPENPNWFQGTADAVRQYLWLFEEHNVLEYLILAGDHLYRMDYEKFIQAHRESDADITVAALPMDEKRATAFGLMKIDEEGRIIEFAEKPKGEQLKAMKVDTTILGLDDERAKEMPFIASMGIYVISKNVMLDLLRDKFPGANDFGSEVIPGATSVGMRVQAYLYDGYWEDIGTIEAFYNANLGITKKPVPDFSFYDRSSPIYTQPRYLPPSKMLDADITDSVIGEGCVIKNCKIFHSVVGLRSCISEGAIIEDTLLMGADYYETEADKRFLAAKGSVPIGIGKNSHIKRAIVDKNARIGENVKIINSDNVQEAARETEGYFIKSGIVTIIKDALIPSGTVI; encoded by the exons ATGTCTTCTATTGTTACTTCAAGTGTTATCAACGTTCCACGTTCTTCTTCTTCATCAAAGAACCTCTCATTCTCATCATCACAACTCTCCGGTGACAAGATTCTTACAGTTTCAGGTAAGGGTGCACCAAGAGGAAGATGCACCCGCAAGCATGTGATTGTTACTCCTAAAGCTGTTTCTGATTCACAGAACTCTCAAACTTGCCTTGATCCTGATGCTAGCAGA AGTGTGCTTGGAATTATACTTGGAGGTGGTGCTGGTACTCGTCTTTATCCACTCACCAAGAAGAGAGCAAAACCTGCTGTTCCTCTTGGAGCTAACTATAGACTCATTGATATTCCTGTTAGCAATTGCTTGAATAGCAACATTTCTAAGATCTATGTTCTTACTCAATTCAATTCCGCCTCACTCAATCGACATCTTTCTCGCGCTTATGCGAGTAATTTGGGTGGTTACAAAAATGAGGGTTTTGTTGAAGTTCTTGCTGCTCAGCAAAGTCCTGAGAATCCTAATTGGTTTCAG GGTACTGCAGATGCTGTGAGGCAATATTTATGGCTTTTTGAAGAGCATAATGTTTTGGAGTACTTAATTCTGGCGGGTGACCATTTGTATCGAATGGATTATGAGAAATTTATCCAAGCACATAGGGAATCTGATGCTGATATCACCGTGGCTGCGTTGCCAATGGATGAAAAGCGTGCAACTGCTTTCGGTTTGATGAAGATCGATGAAGAGGGGCGTATAATTGAGTTTGCAGAAAAGCCGAAAGGAGAACAGTTGAAAGCTATGAAG GTTGATACTACGATTTTAGGTCTTGACGATGAAAGAGCGAAAGAAATGCCTTTTATTGCTAGCATGGGTATATATGTTATCAGCAAAAATGTGATGCTAGACCTTCTCCGCGACAAGTTTCCCGGTGCAAATGACTTTGGGAGTGAAGTGATTCCTGGTGCTACTTCTGTTGGAATGAGA GTGCAAGCTTACTTATATGATGGCTACTGGGAAGACATTGGTACCATTGAGGCTTTCTATAATGCAAATCTTGGAATCACCAAAAAGCCTGTGCCTGATTTCAG TTTCTATGATCGTTCATCTCCGATTTACACCCAACCGCGATACTTGCCTCCATCTAAGATGCTTGATGCTGATATTACTGATAGTGTTATCGGAGAAGGATGTGTGATTAAG AACTGCAAGATTTTCCACTCTGTGGTCGGGCTGCGATCTTGCATATCAGAAGGTGCAATTATTGAAGACACTTTGTTAATGGGGGCAGATTATTACGAG ACAGAAGCTGATAAAAGGTTTTTGGCTGCTAAAGGCAGTGTTCCAATTGGTATCGGCAAAAACTCACATATCAAAAGAGCAATTGTTGACAAGAACGCGAGAATCGGAGAAAACGTCAAG ATAATTAACAGTGACAATGTTCAAGAAGCTGCTAGGGAAACAGAAGGCTATTTCATCAAAAGCGGGATCGTCACAATAATCAAGGATGCCTTGATTCCTAGTGGAACTGTCATATAG